Proteins encoded together in one Lathyrus oleraceus cultivar Zhongwan6 chromosome 5, CAAS_Psat_ZW6_1.0, whole genome shotgun sequence window:
- the LOC127081258 gene encoding uncharacterized protein LOC127081258, whose amino-acid sequence MSQHQTISDSKTTKSTHKVSAPSMDIHDDEILDVVPLSIIPCEALDLNHPMDASAPTCPNQGHSVKGVSTPLSKMYSSLEVAQHSEKNNDSSNSEKDMAAKGLCSLGQTVSGKGKSVASKTANASHSEKQDVADDVIDLEDDMSYEQEDSLLHHLKLSVAKRMKTRKGRSVAEMMVVVERELGKDAVEVKEVIDLIKTAGLMKTMVGFSQCYEGLVKQFIVNIPEDIADKNNKEFCKVFVRGKCITFSPTVINNFMGKRFEGAGELEATDNEVCREITVRQVKGWPIKKHLPDGKLTVKYAILHKIGAANWVPTNHISTIANTLGRFIFAVGTKMNFYYGRFMFEQIIKHASTNTFKLYIAFPSMICGIVLNQHPGVLSSNDLPSRRKPALLLTTDYVLGFVTP is encoded by the exons atgtcacaacatcaaactATATCTGATTCAAAAACTACTAAGTCTACTCACAAGGTTAGCGCTCCTTCCATGGACATTCACGATGATGAGATTTTGGATGTGGTTCCTCTATCAATTATTCCCTGCGAAGCCCTTGATTtaaaccatcccatggatgccTCAGCTCCTACATGCCCCAATCAAG gacattctgtGAAGGGAGTCTCTACTCCCCTGTCTAAAATGTACTCCTCTCTTGAGGTTGCACAACATAGTGAGAAGAATAACGATTCCTCGAATTCTGAGAAGGACATGGCTGCTAAAGGTTTGTGCTCTCTAGGGCAAACTGTGTCTGGTAAAGGAAAATCTGTGGCATCTAAAACTGCCAATGCTTCCCATTCTGAGAAGCAAGATGTTGCAGACGatgtgattgacctagaggatgataTGTCTTATGAGCAAGAGGATAGCTTACTTCATCACTTAAAGCTAAGTGTGGCTAAGCGTATGAAGACCCGAAAAGGAAGatctgtggctgaaatgat GGTGGTTGTGGAAAGGGAGTTAGGAAAGGATGCTGTTGAAGTCAAGGAGGTCATAGACCTAATAAAGACTGCTGGGTTGATGAAGACTATGGTTGGGTTCTCTCAGTGCTATGAGGGTTTGGTTAAGCAATTCATTGTCAACATTCCTGAGGATATTGCTGATAAGAACAACAAGGAATTTTGCAAAGTATTTGTCAGAGGTAAGTGTATCACATTCTCTCCCACTGTCATTAACAATTTTATGGGAAAAAGATTCGAGGGTGCAGGTGAATTGGaagctacagacaatgaggtATGTAGAGAAATTACAGTAAGGCAGGTGAAAGGGTGGCCtattaaaaagcatcttcctgATGGGAAGTTAACTGTTAAGTATGCtatattgcataaaataggagctgcaaattgggtgcctaccaaccatATTTCCACAATTGCTAATACCCTTGGAAGATTTATttttgctgttggaaccaaaatGAATTTTtactatggtagatttatgtttgaacaaattatCAAGCATGCATCTACTAATACATTTAAGCTGTAtattgcctttccctctatgatTTGTGGGATTGTCCTGAATCAACACCCTGGTGTTCTGAGTTCTAATGACTTAccaagtagaagaaaacctgctct CTTGCTTACAACTGATTATGTACTTGGTTTTGTAACCCCTTAA